A genomic segment from Sphingomonas astaxanthinifaciens DSM 22298 encodes:
- a CDS encoding FecCD family ABC transporter permease, producing MRLALALLLLAGLAAAALLWPLEPLQGPPELRDLVLVELRLPRLLLALGYGATLGLTGAALQALFANPLASPDLTGASSGAALGAVVTSRLLGLATPLAMGAGGAAGAGLALLLLFALAGRRADSATLLLAGLAISLAAGAATSLALALAPSPFAFYEAFDWLMGSLVDRSLPQAAAALLPAGLACAILATRARALDELALGEDVAASLGTDPRRLRVTVVLCAAIAVGACVAVAGAVGFVGLIAPVVARGCTRGHPGRALLPAALLGALLLTGADLLTRFAPLGRVIPLGVVTAAIGTPLFLWLLLRMRWRLAA from the coding sequence ATGAGGCTGGCTCTCGCCCTGCTTCTCCTCGCGGGCCTCGCGGCAGCCGCGCTGCTGTGGCCACTCGAGCCGTTGCAAGGCCCGCCCGAACTGCGCGACCTCGTCCTCGTCGAACTGCGCCTGCCGCGCCTGCTGCTGGCGCTTGGCTATGGCGCGACGCTCGGCCTGACCGGCGCCGCGCTCCAGGCGCTGTTCGCCAATCCCCTCGCCTCGCCCGACCTTACCGGTGCGAGCAGCGGTGCGGCCTTGGGCGCGGTGGTGACCAGCAGACTGCTCGGCCTTGCAACCCCGCTCGCCATGGGCGCGGGCGGCGCGGCGGGCGCGGGGCTGGCGCTGCTTCTCCTGTTCGCGCTCGCCGGGCGGCGGGCGGACAGCGCGACCCTGCTGCTCGCGGGCCTCGCGATCAGCCTTGCCGCCGGCGCCGCGACCAGCCTCGCGCTCGCCCTCGCCCCCTCTCCCTTCGCCTTCTACGAGGCGTTCGACTGGCTGATGGGAAGCCTCGTCGACCGCAGCCTGCCGCAGGCCGCGGCGGCTTTGCTCCCCGCCGGCCTCGCGTGCGCCATCCTCGCGACCCGCGCCCGCGCGCTCGACGAGCTGGCATTGGGCGAGGACGTCGCGGCCTCGCTCGGGACCGATCCCCGCCGCTTGCGGGTCACGGTGGTGCTGTGCGCCGCGATCGCGGTCGGCGCCTGTGTCGCGGTCGCGGGCGCGGTCGGCTTCGTCGGCTTGATCGCGCCGGTCGTCGCGCGCGGCTGTACCCGGGGGCATCCGGGCCGGGCGCTCCTTCCCGCCGCCTTGCTCGGCGCGCTGCTGCTCACCGGCGCCGACCTCCTCACCCGCTTCGCCCCGCTCGGCCGGGTCATCCCGCTCGGGGTCGTCACCGCCGCGATCGGCACGCCGCTCTTCCTGTGGCTGCTGCTCCGGATGCGATGGAGGCTGGCGGCATGA
- a CDS encoding TonB-dependent receptor plug domain-containing protein has translation MTAALAPEPEDRAPASVTVIDPDRVERLGEPLLANLLRLAPSVSLATAGPAGSQAQVRIRGAEANHTLLFIDGIRANDPAAGNEPRFELLSADLADGIEVERGPQSALWGSEAIGGVVALTASPRTGASASAEAGSHGFGRVGGSAGLSEGGLRLGIAAGVQGAEGINAFAGGPGDRDGYRNAVLRGHADWTQGPFTLSASGFAIRAKSDFDGFDPVFFVRADTADQSRNRLAAGRIGGRFEQDGWTAALGASRLGSRNRNLLGGAEQNRTGGRRDTLAGTVGKRFTLAGAEQRLTAAAEWNRERFTASDQIYGGFTDQRRRRSQSALTGEYQGDFGQVTLNAALRRDHFSDFKDATTARLGAIARLGSGLSLAASWGEGIAQPTFFDLYGFFPGSYVGNPDLKPERSRGGEISLRYAAGPWRASATVYRQHLRDEIVGTYDPDTFLSSAANADGRSKREGLELEAGWSPGAWLALTATYAYLDATEPAGRELRRPKHSGSVAADGTAGHFRYGAALSYTGARLDRDFDLFPAPLVRLDGYWLASARVGYRVTRRVELFGRIANAFDSRTIDVVGYRSEGRTAYAGIRLLGG, from the coding sequence GTGACCGCCGCGCTCGCGCCTGAGCCCGAGGACCGCGCCCCCGCCAGCGTCACCGTCATCGATCCCGACCGGGTCGAGCGCCTCGGCGAGCCCCTGCTCGCGAACCTGCTCCGCCTTGCCCCTTCGGTCTCGCTCGCCACGGCGGGCCCCGCGGGCTCGCAGGCGCAGGTCCGGATCCGCGGCGCCGAGGCCAACCACACCCTGCTGTTCATCGACGGGATCCGCGCCAACGACCCCGCCGCCGGCAACGAGCCGCGCTTTGAGCTCCTGTCCGCCGACCTCGCCGATGGAATCGAGGTCGAGCGCGGGCCGCAATCGGCCCTGTGGGGAAGCGAGGCGATCGGCGGCGTGGTGGCACTCACCGCCAGCCCCCGTACCGGCGCCAGCGCCAGTGCCGAAGCGGGCAGCCATGGCTTCGGCCGGGTCGGCGGCTCGGCGGGCCTCAGCGAGGGCGGGCTCCGTCTCGGCATCGCCGCCGGCGTGCAGGGGGCCGAGGGCATCAACGCCTTCGCCGGCGGCCCGGGTGACCGCGACGGCTACCGCAATGCCGTGCTGCGCGGCCACGCCGACTGGACGCAAGGGCCCTTCACCCTCAGCGCCAGCGGCTTCGCGATCCGCGCGAAATCGGACTTCGACGGCTTCGACCCCGTCTTCTTCGTCCGCGCCGACACGGCTGACCAGAGCCGCAACCGGCTGGCCGCAGGGCGGATCGGCGGACGCTTCGAGCAGGATGGCTGGACCGCGGCGCTCGGGGCCTCGCGGCTTGGCTCGCGCAATCGAAACCTCCTCGGCGGGGCCGAGCAGAACCGCACCGGCGGGCGCCGCGACACGCTGGCGGGCACGGTCGGCAAGCGCTTCACCCTCGCCGGGGCCGAGCAGCGCCTGACCGCCGCGGCCGAGTGGAACCGCGAGCGCTTCACCGCGTCGGACCAGATCTACGGCGGATTCACCGACCAGCGCCGCCGCCGCAGCCAGTCGGCGCTGACGGGCGAATATCAGGGCGACTTCGGGCAGGTCACGCTGAACGCCGCGCTCCGCCGCGACCATTTCAGCGACTTCAAGGATGCGACCACCGCTCGGCTCGGCGCGATCGCCAGGCTGGGCAGCGGGCTCAGCCTTGCCGCCAGCTGGGGCGAAGGCATCGCCCAGCCGACCTTCTTCGACCTCTACGGCTTCTTTCCGGGCTCCTACGTCGGCAATCCCGACCTCAAGCCCGAGCGCAGCCGCGGCGGCGAAATCTCCTTGCGCTATGCCGCCGGGCCGTGGCGCGCTTCGGCGACCGTCTATCGCCAGCATCTTCGCGACGAGATCGTCGGCACCTACGATCCCGACACCTTCCTCTCTTCCGCCGCCAATGCCGACGGCCGAAGCAAACGCGAAGGTCTGGAGCTCGAGGCCGGCTGGTCGCCGGGGGCCTGGCTCGCGCTTACCGCGACTTATGCGTATCTCGACGCCACCGAACCCGCCGGACGCGAGCTAAGGCGGCCGAAGCACAGCGGCTCGGTCGCGGCCGACGGGACCGCCGGGCACTTCCGCTACGGCGCGGCGCTGAGCTACACCGGCGCGCGCCTCGACCGCGATTTCGACCTCTTCCCCGCCCCACTGGTCCGGCTCGACGGCTACTGGCTGGCGAGCGCGAGGGTCGGCTACCGCGTGACCCGGCGCGTCGAACTGTTCGGCCGCATCGCCAATGCGTTCGACTCCAGGACCATCGACGTGGTCGGTTATCGCTCGGAAGGGAGGACGGCCTATGCCGGCATTCGCCTTCTTGGCGGCTGA
- the rpmE gene encoding 50S ribosomal protein L31, producing the protein MKSGTHPDYHFITVEMTDGTKFQTRSTWGKEGDTLHLDIDPTAHPAWTGGSGKMLDAGGQVARFNKRFGGLTLGKK; encoded by the coding sequence ATGAAGAGCGGGACCCACCCCGACTATCACTTCATCACCGTCGAAATGACCGACGGCACGAAGTTCCAGACCCGTTCGACCTGGGGCAAGGAGGGCGACACCCTTCACCTCGACATCGATCCGACCGCGCACCCGGCGTGGACCGGCGGCTCGGGCAAGATGCTCGACGCGGGCGGCCAGGTGGCGCGCTTCAACAAGCGCTTCGGCGGTCTGACCCTCGGCAAGAAGTAA
- a CDS encoding GNAT family N-acetyltransferase, with product MRGWRREDFRPYHAILQHPDVHRYFGPEPMGQEECWRRICAAIGNWELNGFGTMAVEARDDGRLLGNVGLFTAWRDFDPQFGDEPEMGWIMAAETHGTGMAREACEAVLAWAEATLEPTPIWAIISDGNAPSFGLARKLGFNALHNIDYHGPTTVLQRPAWTPKANQ from the coding sequence TTGCGCGGCTGGCGGCGGGAGGATTTCCGCCCCTATCACGCGATCCTCCAGCATCCGGACGTGCACCGCTACTTCGGTCCCGAGCCGATGGGGCAGGAGGAATGCTGGCGGCGGATCTGCGCGGCGATCGGCAACTGGGAATTGAACGGCTTCGGGACCATGGCGGTCGAGGCCAGGGACGATGGCCGCCTGCTCGGCAATGTCGGCCTGTTCACCGCCTGGCGCGACTTCGATCCGCAATTCGGCGACGAGCCCGAAATGGGCTGGATCATGGCCGCCGAGACCCACGGCACCGGAATGGCGCGCGAGGCCTGCGAGGCGGTGCTGGCCTGGGCCGAGGCGACGCTCGAGCCGACGCCGATCTGGGCGATCATCAGCGACGGCAATGCGCCAAGCTTTGGGCTGGCGCGAAAGCTCGGCTTCAACGCCTTGCACAATATCGATTATCACGGGCCGACCACGGTCCTCCAGCGACCCGCCTGGACACCCAAAGCGAACCAGTAA
- a CDS encoding terminase large subunit domain-containing protein gives MPAARCSQPGFGVISTDEEGPHEDRPDEARKPWSQRAHDGQLEPGGDHDTWLILAGRGFGKTQAGVEWIAEQVLARPNLRIALVSATVEEARDVMVLGISGFLALRPEVVEKWVPSRGEVHFVGGSIGKLFSGANPERFRGFQHHLAWCDELAKWRKAMDSWDNLQFGLRLGEHPKALVTTTPASSEALETILADRHTVVTRGTTFDNPHLPKRFLDKMLELHGHTHKGRVELYGEMPPPAGAL, from the coding sequence TTGCCGGCGGCGCGGTGCAGTCAGCCGGGATTCGGCGTCATTTCCACGGATGAAGAGGGTCCGCACGAGGACCGACCGGACGAGGCGCGCAAGCCCTGGTCCCAGCGCGCGCACGACGGCCAGCTCGAGCCGGGAGGCGACCACGACACCTGGCTGATCCTCGCCGGGCGCGGCTTCGGCAAGACGCAGGCCGGGGTCGAGTGGATCGCCGAGCAGGTGCTGGCGCGCCCGAACCTGCGGATCGCGCTCGTCTCGGCGACGGTCGAGGAAGCGCGCGACGTCATGGTGCTGGGGATCAGCGGTTTTCTCGCGCTGCGCCCCGAGGTGGTCGAGAAATGGGTGCCGAGCCGCGGCGAGGTGCATTTCGTCGGCGGCTCGATCGGCAAGCTCTTCTCGGGCGCCAATCCCGAGCGCTTCCGCGGCTTCCAGCATCACCTCGCCTGGTGCGACGAGCTCGCCAAGTGGCGCAAGGCCATGGACAGCTGGGACAATCTGCAATTCGGGCTGCGGCTCGGCGAGCATCCCAAGGCGCTGGTCACGACCACGCCTGCCAGCAGCGAGGCGCTCGAGACGATCCTTGCCGACCGCCACACGGTGGTCACCCGCGGCACCACCTTCGACAATCCGCACCTGCCGAAGCGCTTCCTCGACAAGATGCTCGAGCTCCACGGCCACACCCACAAGGGGCGGGTCGAGCTCTATGGCGAGATGCCCCCGCCCGCGGGCGCCTTATAG
- a CDS encoding DNA-packaging protein translates to MPDLEGIAIGVDPPARDGTCGIVACGRDNEGIFHVMTDHSITASSPTIWAGRVADAARSHQQSLSDGRSVFVVAEGNQGGYMVRDVILKNHGEDLNVGLVHAHVTKAARAEPIAILFERGKVRLHGSFPDLERQLCGLIAGGGYEGPGSSPDRADAMVWALTKLSAPVAWTGPRIRRT, encoded by the coding sequence GTGCCCGATCTCGAGGGGATCGCCATCGGGGTCGACCCGCCAGCGCGCGACGGGACCTGCGGGATCGTCGCCTGCGGCCGCGACAATGAAGGGATTTTCCACGTCATGACCGACCACAGCATCACCGCCTCGAGCCCGACCATCTGGGCCGGTCGGGTCGCCGATGCCGCGCGCTCGCACCAGCAGTCCTTAAGCGACGGTCGCTCGGTGTTCGTCGTCGCCGAGGGCAACCAGGGCGGCTACATGGTCCGCGATGTCATCCTCAAGAACCATGGCGAGGATCTCAACGTCGGTCTCGTCCACGCCCATGTGACCAAGGCCGCGCGGGCCGAGCCGATCGCGATCCTGTTCGAGCGCGGCAAGGTCCGCCTCCACGGCAGCTTCCCCGACCTCGAGCGGCAATTGTGCGGACTGATCGCGGGCGGCGGCTACGAGGGTCCGGGAAGCAGCCCCGACCGGGCCGATGCCATGGTCTGGGCGCTGACCAAGCTCAGCGCGCCAGTGGCCTGGACCGGCCCGCGCATCCGGCGGACCTGA
- a CDS encoding AMP-binding protein: protein MMSSVARDSGHPVPAGWSLEPLPVGELLVRSASAHADKPALDFQGRIWTYRQLLAEATAAAQGFLDLGVERGTRVGLFLPNTPHYPIAYYGALLAGATVVNFSPLYSSEEVAFQARDSGTEIMVCLDLARLWAPMQRLLDDGLLKHLVVGNLPEVLPALKAIGFRLAKRKERQPLPRDARVLTWSTLLWPGAQHPLPVVDPKAIALLQYTGGTTGTPKGAALTHANLTANAEQLAAIDPGHGTREGRVLGALPLFHIFANSCVLNRSVLSGATITLIARFEPGEALAAIRRNRLTDLAGVPAMYQAMIDHPDCAKTSFATVKQCFSGGAAMTAALKERYEATTGARVLEGYGLTETSGVVSVNPYVGETRAGTAGLPLPLTEIRIVDPEAPDRLLGPEEAGEILVRGPQVMTGYWRSDVNAPEPLADGWLHTGDLGFVEPGGYLRLVDRSKDMINVGGFKVFPSQVEAALLKDPAIKEALVIAIPDPRVGERPKAFCVLNEGHETTPAAILKLVSVRVGKHERPAEIEILDDLPRTLIGKPDRKALAKREAEKRAATA, encoded by the coding sequence ATGATGTCGAGCGTCGCGCGTGATTCCGGCCACCCCGTCCCGGCGGGCTGGTCGCTGGAACCCCTCCCCGTCGGCGAGCTGCTCGTCCGCAGCGCGTCGGCCCATGCCGACAAGCCCGCGCTCGATTTCCAGGGCCGGATCTGGACCTACCGGCAGCTCCTCGCCGAAGCCACCGCCGCGGCGCAGGGCTTCCTCGACCTCGGGGTCGAGCGCGGCACGCGGGTCGGCCTGTTCCTGCCCAACACGCCGCATTACCCGATCGCTTATTATGGCGCGCTGCTGGCGGGCGCGACGGTGGTCAATTTCTCGCCGCTCTATTCGTCCGAGGAAGTCGCCTTCCAGGCGCGCGACAGCGGGACCGAGATCATGGTCTGCCTCGACCTTGCCCGGCTGTGGGCCCCGATGCAGCGGCTGCTCGACGACGGGCTGCTCAAGCACCTCGTGGTCGGCAATCTCCCCGAGGTGCTGCCGGCACTGAAGGCGATCGGCTTCCGCCTCGCCAAGCGCAAGGAGCGCCAGCCGCTTCCCCGCGACGCTCGGGTCTTGACATGGTCGACCCTGCTCTGGCCCGGCGCGCAGCACCCGCTTCCGGTGGTCGATCCCAAGGCCATCGCCCTCCTCCAATATACCGGGGGGACCACCGGCACGCCCAAAGGGGCGGCGCTGACCCATGCCAACCTCACCGCCAATGCCGAGCAGCTGGCGGCGATCGATCCTGGCCACGGCACCCGCGAGGGCCGCGTGCTGGGCGCGCTGCCCCTGTTCCACATCTTCGCCAACAGCTGCGTCCTCAACCGCTCGGTGCTGTCGGGCGCGACGATCACGCTCATCGCCCGCTTCGAGCCGGGCGAGGCGCTCGCCGCCATCCGCCGCAACCGGCTGACCGACCTCGCCGGGGTGCCCGCCATGTACCAGGCGATGATCGACCACCCCGATTGCGCGAAGACGAGTTTTGCCACGGTGAAGCAATGCTTCTCGGGCGGTGCCGCCATGACGGCGGCGCTGAAGGAGCGCTACGAGGCGACCACCGGCGCGCGCGTGCTCGAAGGCTATGGGCTGACCGAGACCAGCGGGGTCGTGTCGGTCAATCCTTACGTCGGCGAGACCCGCGCCGGGACCGCCGGCCTTCCCCTCCCGCTGACCGAGATAAGGATCGTCGATCCCGAAGCGCCGGACCGGCTGCTCGGGCCCGAGGAAGCGGGCGAGATCCTGGTTCGCGGCCCGCAGGTGATGACCGGCTACTGGCGCTCCGACGTGAACGCGCCCGAGCCGCTGGCCGACGGCTGGCTCCACACCGGCGACCTCGGCTTCGTCGAGCCGGGTGGCTATCTCCGCCTCGTCGATCGCTCGAAGGACATGATCAACGTCGGCGGCTTCAAGGTCTTCCCGAGCCAGGTCGAGGCCGCCTTGCTCAAGGATCCGGCGATCAAGGAAGCGCTGGTCATCGCCATCCCCGACCCCCGCGTCGGCGAGCGGCCCAAGGCCTTTTGCGTGCTCAACGAAGGCCATGAGACGACCCCGGCGGCGATCCTCAAGCTTGTCAGCGTTCGGGTCGGCAAGCACGAGCGCCCCGCGGAGATCGAGATCCTCGACGATTTGCCCCGCACGCTGATCGGCAAGCCCGATCGCAAGGCGCTGGCGAAGCGCGAGGCCGAGAAGCGCGCCGCCACCGCCTGA